AATATTGCCTTTGCCGATATCGACAATGACGGAGATGTGGATGCGGTTACCGGCATTTACTATCACCGTTGGGAATACTATCATCCCGACTCCAACGATCCGGGCGACCGATGTGAGGTGTTGCTTAACAGGGGAGATGGAAAGTTTTCACTTGTTGAAAACAGCGGATTAAACACGCTTGGTCCTCACACAGGGAAAGATCAGGGGCTTGTCAATATTACAGGGATTACATTTCTGGATTATGATAAGGATGGGAAGATTGATTTGTTTCTTGCCTCATGGTTTGACGATTACAAACTTAACCAGGAACAGGGCGGTTTAAACGGAATGACATCAAGTTATCTGTTAAAAGGCAATGGAGACGGCACTTTTACTGATCAAAGCTTTATTTCAAAAATCAGTCTGAATAAAATGCCTCTTTATGGTTCGAATGCAACCGACTGGAACAATGACGGCTGGATGGATATAGCCACAGCGCCTTATTGCCGGAGTGGAGGGAGCCTGTATGCCAATCAGAAAAACGGAAAATTCAATGATGTGGCTTTTGGCACAGGCTATAATACGCAGCACCTGAACGGAGATCAGGGACAGGCACTCTGTTGTTGGGAAACTCAACCTGCTGATTATGATAACGATGGAGACATTGACTTTTTTTACCTCCTGGTACATGGCGGATTCGGTGACGGAGAAGGCAGCAGTACTTTGGTCATCAACAAAGGTCCGGCTGAAGATTATCATCTTGAATGGGCATTGGAAAAGGTGAAACGTGAGCCGCCACGTCCAAGTCATCTGGGCGATTATTCCGGAAACTGGCTGGATCTGGATAACGACATGTTGCTGGATATGGTGATGGGAAGTGGTGGTTATTCCTCTAACAGAAGGTTGTTTGTCCTCAGACAGGACACTTCGGGCCTTCTGGACGACATTTCACTCGAACTGGGTATTACCAGTGCAACCACCATGATCCGTGAAATTGGCTCCCTGCAGCCATTTGATTATGACCTTGACGGAGATGATGATCTGCTGATTGCCCATGGAGATGGCACTTATCAGCCCAAAGGACAACTGGATGTTTATGAAAATAAAATTGGTAGCCAGAACAACTGGATTGGTATCAGGTTATTTGCCCCTGAAAACTGTAACCAGAGTGCAGTAGGTTCACGTATCATTGTTTGGGCAGGTGGAGTCAGACAAATGAGGGAAATTAAAGCCGGATACGGACATTTTGCCGGGCAGCAACCTTTTATTACCAATTTTGGCTTAGGCAACAATTCAAAAGTTGATTCAGTTGTCGTGGAATGGCAAACACAACCTGCGACCAGAACTGTAGTTACCTCTATTCCCATTAATCAGGTAAGCATTATTAATAAGGATGG
The sequence above is a segment of the Sphingobacteriales bacterium genome. Coding sequences within it:
- a CDS encoding T9SS type A sorting domain-containing protein is translated as NIAFADIDNDGDVDAVTGIYYHRWEYYHPDSNDPGDRCEVLLNRGDGKFSLVENSGLNTLGPHTGKDQGLVNITGITFLDYDKDGKIDLFLASWFDDYKLNQEQGGLNGMTSSYLLKGNGDGTFTDQSFISKISLNKMPLYGSNATDWNNDGWMDIATAPYCRSGGSLYANQKNGKFNDVAFGTGYNTQHLNGDQGQALCCWETQPADYDNDGDIDFFYLLVHGGFGDGEGSSTLVINKGPAEDYHLEWALEKVKREPPRPSHLGDYSGNWLDLDNDMLLDMVMGSGGYSSNRRLFVLRQDTSGLLDDISLELGITSATTMIREIGSLQPFDYDLDGDDDLLIAHGDGTYQPKGQLDVYENKIGSQNNWIGIRLFAPENCNQSAVGSRIIVWAGGVRQMREIKAGYGHFAGQQPFITNFGLGNNSKVDSVVVEWQTQPATRTVVTSIPINQVSIINKDGYWGSLGTKINFKTEDELKIWPNPATTRLNIYLPGVSAEIKYKISDIQGKTVAEGTCFNYIDISAIEKGLYLLMIENEGKHYNKKFVIFR